Proteins found in one Candidatus Brocadia sp. genomic segment:
- a CDS encoding addiction module protein: protein MKTKDLIAEAISLPVEERVMVIDSLLKSLNPPESEINKKWAAVAKRRLEELRSGKVKAVSDEEVFKKILNRFSK from the coding sequence ATGAAAACAAAAGATCTTATAGCAGAAGCAATTTCATTACCTGTTGAAGAAAGGGTAATGGTTATTGATTCTTTATTAAAGAGTTTAAACCCACCGGAATCAGAAATAAATAAAAAATGGGCAGCAGTTGCTAAACGACGACTTGAGGAACTCCGTTCTGGTAAAGTGAAAGCAGTATCAGATGAAGAAGTATTTAAAAAAATCTTGAATAGGTTCTCAAAATGA